In one window of Skermanella rosea DNA:
- a CDS encoding gamma-glutamyltransferase family protein, with protein MLNTASARRGMVVAPHHLAAQAGLSVLRDGGTAVEAMVAAAAAVAVVYPHMNGIGGDGFWLIAEPGKPPVGIDASGAAAAAAVPDLYRGHGHAAIPARGPLAANTVAGTLSGWGAALATGRDWPGARLPLSRLLEDAVHYARDGVPATGGQVRLTAAKRAELETVPGFAPVFLPGGSVPAPGARFRQPDLAASLERIATAGVDDFYRGDLARAVAAGLERAGSPVALADLEAHRARTVRPLGARLRNATLYNMTPPTQGLASLMILALFDRLGVARADGFDHVHGLVEATKQAFLVRDRHVTDPARMTADPADFLTDAALADRAGRIDPARAMPWPRSGPPADTIWMGAIDGAGRAVSFIQSTYWEFGSGVVAGDTGILWQNRGSSFSLDPNAVNALVPGMRPFHTLNPALARFDDGRVMPYGTMGGEGQPQTQAAVFSRYGLFGQELQRAVTAPRWLLGRTWGADSTNLKLEARFDPEVVEALRSAGHDVEVVEPFSDMMGHAGALVLHPDGTIEGASDCRSDGAVAAF; from the coding sequence ATGCTGAACACCGCATCCGCCCGCCGCGGCATGGTCGTCGCCCCGCATCATCTCGCGGCCCAGGCCGGCCTGTCCGTGCTGCGCGACGGCGGCACCGCCGTGGAGGCGATGGTCGCCGCCGCCGCCGCCGTCGCGGTGGTCTATCCCCACATGAACGGCATCGGCGGCGACGGCTTCTGGCTGATCGCGGAACCGGGCAAGCCGCCGGTCGGCATCGACGCCAGCGGCGCCGCGGCGGCCGCCGCGGTCCCGGACCTCTACCGCGGACACGGCCATGCAGCGATCCCCGCCCGCGGCCCCCTGGCCGCCAACACCGTGGCCGGCACCCTGTCCGGCTGGGGCGCGGCCCTGGCAACGGGCCGCGACTGGCCCGGGGCCCGCCTGCCGCTGTCCCGCCTGCTGGAGGACGCCGTCCACTACGCCCGCGACGGCGTGCCCGCGACCGGCGGACAGGTCCGCCTGACGGCGGCCAAGCGGGCGGAGCTGGAAACCGTGCCCGGCTTCGCCCCGGTCTTCCTGCCCGGCGGCTCCGTCCCGGCGCCGGGCGCGCGCTTCCGGCAGCCGGACCTGGCGGCGTCGCTGGAGCGGATCGCGACCGCCGGGGTGGACGACTTCTACCGCGGCGACCTGGCCCGCGCCGTCGCCGCCGGCCTGGAGCGGGCCGGCAGCCCCGTGGCGCTCGCCGACCTGGAAGCGCATCGGGCGCGCACCGTCCGGCCGCTCGGCGCCCGGCTGCGCAACGCCACGCTCTACAACATGACGCCGCCGACCCAGGGTCTCGCCTCGCTGATGATCCTCGCCCTGTTCGACCGGCTGGGCGTCGCGCGGGCCGACGGCTTCGACCATGTCCATGGCCTGGTGGAGGCGACCAAGCAGGCCTTCCTGGTGCGCGACCGCCACGTCACCGACCCCGCCCGCATGACGGCCGATCCGGCGGACTTCCTGACCGACGCCGCCCTCGCCGACCGGGCCGGCCGGATCGACCCGGCGCGGGCGATGCCCTGGCCGCGCTCGGGCCCTCCCGCCGACACGATCTGGATGGGGGCGATCGACGGTGCCGGCCGGGCGGTCAGCTTCATCCAGAGCACCTATTGGGAGTTCGGCTCCGGCGTGGTCGCCGGCGACACCGGCATCCTGTGGCAGAACCGCGGCTCCAGCTTCTCGCTCGACCCGAACGCCGTCAACGCGCTCGTCCCCGGCATGCGGCCCTTCCACACGCTGAACCCGGCGCTGGCCCGCTTCGACGACGGCCGGGTGATGCCCTACGGCACCATGGGCGGCGAGGGCCAGCCGCAGACCCAGGCGGCGGTCTTCAGCCGCTACGGCCTGTTCGGACAGGAACTGCAGCGGGCGGTGACGGCGCCGCGGTGGCTGCTGGGCCGCACCTGGGGCGCCGACAGCACCAACCTGAAGCTGGAAGCCCGCTTCGACCCCGAGGTGGTCGAGGCGCTCCGGTCGGCCGGCCACGACGTGGAGGTGGTGGAGCCCTTCAGCGACATGATGGGCCATGCCGGCGCCCTGGTGCTCCACCCCGACGGCACCATCGAGGGAGCCTCCGACTGCCGCTCCGACGGCGCCGTGGCCGCCTTCTGA
- a CDS encoding ATP-binding response regulator: MSDQNRNACDTSDRRPDRDYAPSVDPTGEPGIVVVDGRGLISSWNMSAAALLANAGTLLALEMPFGRLESEARQSCGIAFRHHSMADGGLICLCEPLPSAAGQAPSPPGGSMTPGPVQSLLAQVTSSFAFTRNPLPLWIVDPETLAFVAVNDAAVSRYGYPRERFLAMRISDIRPPEDAPRLLEALSDRSSPGESGQWRHLLADGTVIDVLVTSEWFTLDKRTLCMAAVQDITDHCRLEESLLEARIEAERSNRARSRFFAVANHDLRQPLAALSLFVGALENRLKDPTSRDILRAMNTALATIKNLVDAHLDIARIDAGTLRVEPVGHSVNGLLTRMALEFAGPARQKGLTLHVAPCSAVIRSDRDLLERILRNLLSNAVRYTASGRILLGCRRQGNRLRIEVWDTGPGIPADQLDIIFEEFYRGNTPSTSESAGFGLGLSIVDRLSRLLDHSLSVRSREGKGSVFAITVPMEGEAEVRAEPIHAPARPNDLGRPRVLVIEDDVIVLQALELLLDQWGCDVTAASGYDEAVEGVSGQADPPDMVIADFRLSGPASGIVAIRQIAKMLDVDLPGLIITGDTDPRCLKEARLSGYPLLHKPVSALALRAAVASLLGRDRLRDGVE, encoded by the coding sequence ATGTCAGACCAGAACCGAAACGCTTGCGACACTTCCGACCGTCGGCCCGACCGCGACTATGCTCCATCCGTCGATCCGACGGGCGAGCCCGGGATCGTGGTCGTGGACGGACGCGGCCTGATATCGTCATGGAACATGTCCGCAGCCGCGCTGCTGGCCAATGCCGGTACGCTGCTCGCCCTCGAAATGCCGTTCGGCCGTCTGGAAAGCGAGGCGCGCCAGTCGTGCGGAATCGCTTTCAGGCATCACTCCATGGCGGACGGAGGGCTGATCTGCTTGTGCGAGCCGTTACCGTCCGCAGCCGGGCAGGCCCCCTCGCCGCCCGGCGGTTCCATGACGCCGGGCCCGGTCCAAAGCCTGCTCGCCCAGGTGACGAGTTCGTTCGCGTTCACCCGCAATCCGCTGCCGCTCTGGATCGTCGACCCCGAAACGCTTGCCTTCGTCGCGGTCAACGATGCCGCGGTATCGCGCTATGGCTACCCGCGCGAGCGTTTCCTGGCCATGCGGATCTCCGATATCCGCCCGCCGGAGGACGCGCCACGGCTGCTGGAAGCGCTGTCCGACCGGTCTTCCCCCGGCGAGTCGGGGCAGTGGCGCCACCTGCTGGCCGACGGCACGGTGATCGACGTGCTGGTCACGTCGGAATGGTTCACGCTCGACAAGCGCACGCTGTGCATGGCCGCCGTCCAGGACATCACCGACCATTGCCGACTGGAGGAGAGCCTTCTGGAGGCGCGGATCGAGGCCGAACGGTCCAACCGGGCCCGCAGCCGCTTCTTCGCCGTCGCCAACCACGACCTTCGGCAGCCGCTCGCCGCGCTCTCGCTGTTCGTCGGCGCCCTGGAGAACCGGCTCAAGGATCCGACCAGCCGCGATATCCTGCGCGCCATGAACACCGCGCTGGCGACCATCAAGAACCTGGTGGACGCCCATCTGGACATCGCCCGGATCGATGCCGGGACCCTGCGGGTCGAACCGGTCGGCCATTCGGTCAACGGGCTGCTGACCCGCATGGCGCTGGAATTCGCCGGGCCGGCCCGCCAGAAGGGGCTGACCCTGCATGTCGCCCCCTGCTCCGCCGTGATCCGCAGCGATCGCGACCTGCTGGAGCGGATCCTGCGCAACCTGCTGTCCAACGCCGTGCGCTACACCGCGTCCGGCCGCATCCTGCTGGGCTGCCGCCGCCAGGGCAACCGGCTGCGGATCGAGGTCTGGGACACGGGACCCGGCATCCCGGCGGATCAACTCGACATCATCTTCGAGGAGTTCTATCGCGGCAACACGCCGAGCACGTCGGAGTCGGCCGGGTTCGGCCTGGGCCTTTCCATCGTGGACCGCCTGTCGCGCCTGCTGGACCATTCCCTGAGCGTGCGGTCGCGGGAGGGCAAGGGATCCGTTTTCGCGATCACGGTGCCGATGGAGGGCGAGGCGGAAGTCCGGGCCGAGCCGATCCATGCTCCGGCGCGGCCGAACGACCTGGGCCGCCCCCGCGTGCTGGTGATCGAGGACGACGTCATCGTGCTGCAGGCGCTCGAGCTTCTTCTCGACCAATGGGGCTGCGACGTGACGGCGGCGTCCGGCTATGACGAAGCCGTGGAAGGTGTATCGGGCCAGGCCGATCCGCCCGACATGGTGATCGCCGATTTCCGCCTGTCCGGCCCGGCGAGCGGCATCGTCGCGATCCGGCAGATCGCCAAGATGCTCGACGTGGACCTTCCCGGCTTGATCATCACGGGCGACACCGACCCGCGCTGCCTGAAGGAAGCCCGGCTGAGCGGCTATCCGCTCCTGCACAAGCCGGTCTCGGCGCTTGCGCTGCGTGCCGCCGTGGCCAGCCTGCTGGGACGGGATCGGCTGCGCGACGGCGTCGAGTGA
- a CDS encoding glycosyltransferase family 4 protein — MPAPEVHYAIPAVRLRDTMKVILNVESIVPPVTGIGRYTSEILAGLLARGFGDELHCFSHFRWVDSKRVMNASAEQPGDSRIRPFLRSLPYAYEMRCVARNAVFRRSARRLKGAVYHEPNYILKPFDGPCLVNCHDLSYLHYPEHHPPERVRYLERNLEKSLRRADRIVTLSDSIRREVIDTFSFDPAAVVTVPVGVDGRFRPHDGDETRAVMDRHGLRHGRYILSVATIEPRKNLHGLLRAFMRLPPDLRAEFPLVLCGATGWRESQVEQSLAALAREGGIRRLGYIPEADLPVLYAGAGAFAFPSFYEGFGLPPLEAMASGTPVLASATGSIQEVVGGAGLLVDPHDEDALAAGLERILTDQDLRRSCVAAGIDRARGFSWTSCVDRTIFLYEELLAAAS; from the coding sequence ATGCCGGCTCCCGAGGTACACTATGCCATCCCGGCGGTTCGGCTGCGCGACACCATGAAGGTCATCCTCAACGTCGAATCGATCGTGCCGCCGGTCACCGGCATCGGCCGGTACACGTCCGAGATCCTGGCGGGGCTTCTGGCCCGCGGCTTCGGCGACGAACTGCACTGCTTCTCGCATTTCCGCTGGGTCGACTCGAAGCGGGTGATGAATGCCTCCGCCGAGCAGCCGGGGGACAGCAGGATCAGGCCGTTCCTGCGCTCCCTGCCCTACGCCTACGAGATGCGCTGCGTCGCCCGGAACGCGGTCTTCCGGCGGAGCGCCCGCCGGCTCAAGGGCGCCGTCTACCACGAGCCGAACTATATCCTGAAGCCCTTCGACGGCCCCTGCCTGGTCAACTGCCACGACCTGTCGTACCTGCATTACCCGGAACACCATCCGCCCGAGCGGGTCCGCTACCTGGAGCGGAACCTGGAGAAATCGCTGCGCCGGGCCGACCGGATCGTCACCCTCAGCGACTCCATCAGGCGGGAGGTGATCGATACCTTCTCCTTCGATCCCGCCGCCGTGGTCACCGTGCCGGTCGGCGTCGATGGACGGTTCCGCCCGCATGACGGCGACGAGACCCGGGCGGTGATGGACCGCCATGGCTTGCGGCACGGCCGCTATATCCTGTCGGTCGCGACCATCGAGCCGCGCAAGAACCTGCACGGGCTGCTGCGGGCGTTCATGAGGCTGCCGCCGGACCTGCGGGCGGAGTTCCCGCTGGTCCTGTGCGGCGCCACCGGCTGGCGGGAAAGCCAGGTGGAGCAGTCGCTCGCCGCGCTGGCCCGGGAGGGCGGCATCCGGAGACTCGGCTACATTCCCGAAGCGGATCTGCCGGTCCTCTATGCGGGCGCCGGCGCCTTCGCGTTTCCCTCGTTCTACGAGGGCTTCGGGTTGCCGCCCCTCGAAGCGATGGCGAGCGGAACGCCCGTGCTCGCCTCCGCCACCGGCAGTATCCAGGAGGTCGTGGGCGGGGCCGGGCTGCTGGTCGATCCCCATGACGAGGATGCCCTCGCCGCGGGGCTGGAAAGGATCCTGACCGACCAGGATCTCCGCCGATCCTGCGTCGCCGCCGGGATCGACCGTGCCCGCGGCTTCAGTTGGACGTCGTGCGTCGACCGGACGATCTTCCTCTATGAGGAGTTGCTGGCAGCGGCGTCATGA
- the msrB gene encoding peptide-methionine (R)-S-oxide reductase MsrB has product MAILGAGGLFKSLTGGTNQASATQFPVQKADAEWRQQLTPEQYHVLREHGTERAGTSPLNAEKRPGTFVCAGCGQDLFAADTKYESGTGWPSFWQPLDGAVETTEDRSFFMTRTEVHCSNCGGHLGHVFEDGPKPTGLRYCMNGIAMGFKPA; this is encoded by the coding sequence ATGGCGATCCTTGGCGCAGGCGGGCTGTTCAAGTCGCTGACCGGCGGCACGAACCAGGCATCGGCCACCCAGTTTCCCGTCCAGAAGGCGGATGCCGAGTGGCGCCAGCAGCTGACGCCGGAGCAGTATCACGTCCTCCGCGAGCACGGCACCGAGCGCGCCGGAACAAGCCCGCTCAATGCGGAGAAGCGCCCCGGCACCTTCGTCTGCGCCGGCTGCGGCCAGGATCTTTTCGCGGCGGACACGAAGTACGAGAGCGGCACCGGCTGGCCCAGCTTCTGGCAGCCGCTCGACGGCGCCGTGGAAACGACCGAGGACCGTTCCTTCTTCATGACCCGCACCGAGGTCCATTGCAGCAACTGCGGCGGGCACCTGGGGCATGTGTTCGAGGACGGCCCCAAGCCGACCGGACTGCGCTATTGCATGAACGGCATCGCCATGGGCTTCAAGCCCGCCTGA
- a CDS encoding ATP-dependent Clp protease proteolytic subunit yields MRLRLVLVHCLILAALSGCARGLVITDGTGGQATPEGLRDIEISGVITQATANRVLDQLNAATGPTVRLHLDSPGGDVSAALQIHERLRTGDWTVTTSVADTAQCMSSCTLIFTAGDHRLAGPRSRFRFHAPLYVGRLPLPGPVVDLIEAMARRGIANTYAGVSPEFARHLADPAIRALHSRRGLALSGAQLAQRGDRFVTGLVEPDPVGTGAPVPLNRPLPVRY; encoded by the coding sequence ATGCGCTTGCGGCTTGTCCTGGTCCATTGCCTGATCCTGGCGGCGCTCTCCGGCTGTGCCCGGGGACTCGTGATCACCGACGGGACAGGCGGACAGGCCACCCCGGAGGGACTCCGGGACATCGAGATTTCCGGGGTCATCACCCAGGCGACGGCCAACCGGGTGCTCGACCAGTTGAACGCCGCTACCGGCCCCACGGTGCGGCTGCACCTGGACAGCCCGGGCGGCGACGTCTCGGCGGCCTTGCAGATCCATGAAAGATTGCGGACGGGAGACTGGACGGTCACGACCAGCGTCGCCGACACCGCGCAATGCATGTCGTCCTGCACCCTGATCTTCACCGCCGGCGACCATCGGCTGGCCGGCCCGAGATCGCGGTTCCGGTTCCATGCGCCGCTCTATGTCGGACGGCTGCCGCTGCCCGGCCCGGTCGTCGACCTGATCGAGGCCATGGCCCGGCGCGGCATCGCCAACACCTATGCCGGCGTCTCGCCCGAATTCGCCCGTCATCTGGCCGACCCGGCCATCCGGGCGCTGCATTCCCGGCGAGGGCTGGCCCTCAGCGGCGCGCAGCTGGCGCAACGCGGCGACCGTTTCGTGACGGGACTGGTCGAACCGGATCCGGTCGGGACGGGCGCCCCCGTCCCGCTCAATCGTCCATTACCCGTGCGGTATTGA
- a CDS encoding EAL domain-containing protein — protein MMNPAKTERSARDWSRVKPGEKPAAVPVKPSHDDAKLLALLHSAKRELQGLRLVHLHLSLLKDKNLGDIAAIRRAVQEISENSAFLQLFNLSNEDIIFLYKGIKFSTITDICQKIERLMLSRTQMMGLNPYREDSLYSIMELSLNFVNVIRFIEGLDVTGGPDGAKARTKPSVTLEELARIERQMAIFDLSPFMLNQPVMDIRPEARNHREYFELYIAVKSVEDRLSPEFDITANRWLFNYFTSNLDQSILKTLNYGIDFIRGHKIGLNINLTTVLSAAFVRFDERLTAELRGNVVLEINKVDLIENESLYREVVDFARNRGYSICIDGLTPFWVTHMDLEYMACDYAKVFWSPDMLEMDRNEYDNLEERIRNQDNCRFVLARCGTVSGLLFAHRIGIHLVQGRIVDNIIRKGVSVSDAINTARVMDD, from the coding sequence ATGATGAATCCTGCCAAGACGGAACGTTCCGCCCGTGACTGGAGCCGGGTCAAGCCCGGCGAGAAGCCGGCGGCCGTGCCGGTCAAGCCCTCTCACGACGATGCCAAGCTGCTGGCCTTGCTTCATTCGGCCAAGCGCGAATTGCAGGGGCTGCGCCTCGTTCACCTCCACCTGTCCCTGCTGAAGGACAAGAACCTGGGAGACATCGCGGCGATCCGCCGGGCCGTGCAGGAAATCTCGGAGAACTCGGCCTTCCTCCAGCTGTTCAACCTGTCGAACGAAGACATCATCTTCCTCTACAAGGGGATCAAGTTCTCGACCATCACCGACATCTGCCAGAAGATCGAGCGGCTGATGCTGTCGCGGACGCAGATGATGGGGCTCAACCCCTATCGGGAGGACAGTCTATATTCGATCATGGAGCTGTCGCTCAACTTCGTGAACGTGATCCGCTTCATCGAAGGGCTGGACGTTACCGGAGGTCCGGACGGCGCAAAGGCCAGGACCAAGCCGTCGGTCACGCTCGAAGAGCTGGCGCGGATCGAGCGCCAAATGGCGATCTTCGACCTGTCGCCCTTCATGCTCAACCAGCCGGTGATGGACATCCGGCCGGAGGCCCGGAACCACCGCGAGTATTTCGAGCTCTATATCGCGGTCAAGAGCGTGGAAGACCGGCTCAGCCCGGAGTTCGACATTACCGCAAACCGATGGTTGTTCAACTATTTCACCTCGAACCTCGACCAGTCCATCCTGAAGACGCTGAACTACGGCATAGATTTCATCCGTGGCCACAAGATCGGCCTCAACATCAATCTGACGACGGTCCTGTCAGCGGCGTTCGTGAGGTTCGATGAGCGGCTCACGGCCGAACTGCGCGGCAACGTGGTGCTGGAGATCAACAAGGTCGACCTGATCGAGAACGAGAGCCTTTACCGGGAAGTCGTCGATTTCGCCCGGAATCGCGGCTATTCGATCTGCATCGACGGCCTGACGCCGTTCTGGGTCACTCACATGGACCTGGAATACATGGCCTGCGACTATGCCAAGGTGTTCTGGTCGCCGGACATGCTGGAGATGGACCGCAACGAGTACGACAATCTCGAGGAACGCATCAGAAACCAGGACAATTGCCGCTTCGTCCTGGCCAGGTGCGGCACGGTCTCCGGCCTGCTGTTCGCCCACAGGATCGGCATCCATCTGGTCCAGGGACGGATCGTCGACAATATCATCCGCAAGGGCGTCAGCGTTTCCGACGCGATCAATACCGCACGGGTAATGGACGATTGA
- a CDS encoding MmcB family DNA repair protein: MAGTMVLVEDGVVSGRTGIADLLSRGVRRGLAERGFASLTEFRLASGRRADVMAVNEAGDVVIVEIKSSIADFRADQKWPEYQAFCDSFYFAVGADFPADLIPPECGLMVADGFGAVILRDAPLVKLNAARRRAVVLRVALAASGRLHRLEDPMLTMAVTAG, from the coding sequence ATGGCTGGGACGATGGTTTTGGTGGAAGACGGAGTGGTTTCGGGGCGGACCGGCATCGCGGACCTGCTGTCACGGGGTGTGCGGCGGGGCTTGGCCGAACGCGGTTTCGCCAGCCTGACCGAGTTTCGTTTGGCGTCTGGCCGCCGAGCCGACGTCATGGCGGTCAACGAGGCGGGCGACGTGGTCATCGTGGAGATCAAGAGCTCGATCGCGGATTTCAGGGCCGACCAGAAATGGCCCGAGTACCAGGCCTTCTGCGACAGCTTCTACTTCGCGGTCGGGGCCGATTTCCCGGCCGACCTGATCCCGCCCGAGTGCGGGCTGATGGTCGCCGACGGTTTCGGCGCCGTGATCCTCCGCGATGCGCCCCTGGTCAAGCTCAACGCCGCCCGCCGCCGCGCCGTCGTCCTGCGCGTGGCGCTGGCCGCCAGCGGCCGTCTCCATCGCCTGGAGGATCCCATGCTGACCATGGCGGTAACGGCGGGCTGA
- a CDS encoding glycosyltransferase, whose amino-acid sequence MADIDIRLAGPGIHPPDIHPPDHDGNDSPAPHPVQSVAALLKVAHAFKVFIPEVNGGIPEVMRLLAAGLAGRCRSEVLVSRVRGAGGSELVEGIEVHRTSSLRSVWSMPISPVYPVDLWATARRVDVVDYHAPFPLVDLAVSLWFPRRTALVVHWHSEIVAQRRILPIVGPFIRRALRRADRIIVSAPVMIEQSPFLKPVSAKCVVVPYGIDVGCWAVPSDAQRHRIQEIRALHPRLIVATGRLVPYKGFDVLIEAMRRVRGDLVIVGTGPLEEALRRQIAAAGLQDRVTLVGYLERQDLQSLLHACRVFALPSVEKSETFGIAQAEAMACGRPVVNTSLPTAVPWVARDGIEALTVSPGSAAPLAEALNHLLDHEDMAAAMGRRGRERAEALFSLGSFLDRTFDVYRQAAEERGRRHRS is encoded by the coding sequence ATGGCCGATATTGACATTCGCTTGGCCGGTCCCGGCATCCACCCGCCCGATATCCACCCGCCCGACCATGACGGGAATGACTCCCCGGCCCCTCATCCCGTCCAGTCCGTCGCGGCCCTCCTCAAGGTCGCGCATGCCTTCAAGGTCTTCATCCCGGAAGTGAACGGCGGAATACCGGAGGTCATGCGGCTCCTCGCCGCCGGTCTCGCAGGGCGCTGCCGCTCCGAGGTGCTGGTCTCCCGGGTCAGGGGGGCCGGCGGATCCGAACTGGTCGAGGGTATCGAGGTCCACCGGACCTCCTCCTTGCGGAGCGTCTGGTCGATGCCGATCTCCCCGGTTTATCCGGTGGATCTCTGGGCGACCGCCCGCCGGGTCGACGTGGTCGACTACCACGCGCCCTTTCCGCTGGTCGATCTGGCGGTAAGCCTGTGGTTCCCGCGGCGGACGGCGCTGGTGGTCCACTGGCATTCGGAGATCGTGGCCCAGCGGCGCATTCTGCCGATAGTCGGCCCCTTCATCCGCCGCGCGCTTCGGCGGGCCGACCGGATCATCGTTTCGGCGCCCGTCATGATCGAGCAGTCGCCGTTCCTGAAGCCCGTATCGGCCAAGTGCGTGGTGGTCCCCTACGGCATAGACGTCGGCTGCTGGGCCGTGCCAAGCGACGCCCAGCGGCACCGGATCCAGGAGATCCGCGCGCTTCATCCGCGCCTGATCGTCGCGACCGGCCGGCTCGTTCCCTACAAGGGTTTCGATGTCCTGATCGAGGCCATGCGCCGGGTCAGGGGCGACCTCGTCATCGTCGGGACCGGGCCGCTGGAGGAAGCGCTGCGGCGGCAGATCGCCGCGGCCGGCCTCCAGGACCGGGTAACGCTGGTCGGGTATCTGGAGCGGCAGGATCTGCAATCCCTGCTCCACGCGTGCCGGGTCTTCGCCCTGCCGTCGGTCGAGAAGAGCGAGACCTTCGGCATCGCCCAGGCCGAGGCCATGGCGTGCGGACGGCCTGTCGTCAATACCAGCCTGCCGACCGCGGTGCCCTGGGTCGCCCGCGACGGCATCGAGGCCCTGACCGTATCGCCGGGTTCGGCGGCACCGCTGGCAGAAGCCCTCAACCATCTGCTCGATCACGAGGACATGGCCGCCGCCATGGGTCGGCGCGGGCGCGAGCGCGCGGAGGCCCTGTTCAGCCTGGGGTCCTTCCTGGACCGGACCTTCGACGTGTACCGGCAGGCGGCAGAGGAACGCGGACGACGCCACCGATCCTAG
- a CDS encoding glycosyltransferase family 9 protein, giving the protein MADDILIIKLGALGDLFQAEGALHDIRLHHPDARITLLTGPAYRALMERCPWVDRVELDPRAPRWRLDRMLDLRRRLRAVPFAMVYDLQNVSRTAFYRRWFLPHTPWSGTAPGCSHPHRAVDPKRIPSLERLAGQLADADVPVRHALAPDLGWVADDASGILADAGVRESYVVLLPGSSARLPHKRWPGYAALAERLIAAGKTVVTVPGPDELDLCRSIPGVTLTGGRWLNYFQLAGVLARARLVIGNDSGPTHLAAHLGRPTVALFGSHMAARLTGIDRPWVTCVEVPDLASLPTGQVEDVVNGRLEQR; this is encoded by the coding sequence ATGGCCGACGACATCCTGATCATCAAGCTCGGCGCGCTGGGCGACCTTTTCCAGGCCGAGGGCGCGCTGCACGACATCCGCCTCCACCATCCGGATGCGCGCATCACGCTTCTGACCGGTCCGGCCTACCGGGCGCTGATGGAGCGCTGTCCCTGGGTCGACCGGGTGGAGTTGGACCCGCGCGCGCCGCGCTGGCGCCTGGACCGCATGCTGGACCTGCGCCGGCGCCTCAGGGCGGTGCCGTTCGCCATGGTCTACGACCTGCAGAACGTTTCCCGGACCGCCTTCTATCGCCGCTGGTTCCTGCCGCACACTCCCTGGTCGGGGACGGCGCCGGGCTGCAGCCATCCGCACCGGGCGGTCGATCCCAAGCGCATCCCCAGCCTGGAACGGTTGGCCGGGCAGCTGGCGGACGCGGACGTTCCGGTCCGCCATGCCCTCGCCCCGGATCTGGGCTGGGTCGCCGACGACGCCTCCGGCATCCTCGCGGATGCCGGGGTCCGGGAATCCTACGTGGTCCTGTTGCCTGGCTCCTCGGCGAGGCTGCCGCACAAGCGCTGGCCCGGCTACGCCGCGCTCGCGGAACGCCTGATCGCCGCCGGCAAGACCGTTGTCACGGTTCCCGGCCCCGACGAATTGGATCTCTGCCGGTCGATACCGGGCGTCACGCTGACCGGCGGGAGATGGTTGAACTATTTCCAGCTCGCGGGCGTCCTGGCCCGCGCCCGGCTGGTCATCGGGAACGACAGCGGACCCACCCACCTGGCGGCCCATCTCGGCCGCCCGACCGTCGCTCTGTTCGGCAGCCATATGGCGGCCCGCCTGACCGGCATCGACCGGCCCTGGGTGACGTGCGTCGAAGTTCCGGATCTCGCGTCACTGCCCACCGGGCAGGTCGAAGATGTCGTGAACGGCCGCCTTGAACAGCGCTGA
- the gpt gene encoding xanthine phosphoribosyltransferase has translation MKHFPVSWEELHRHAKALAWRMAEKGPWEGIVAVTRGGLVPAAIIARELDIRLIDTVCISSYDHQNQREARVLKGFEGDGEGWLIIDDLVDTGKTAAVLRKMIPKAHFATIYAKPAGRPLVDTFITEVSQDTWIYFPWDVELQFTQPIALQRGGR, from the coding sequence ATCAAGCATTTCCCCGTCTCGTGGGAAGAACTGCACCGTCATGCCAAGGCCCTGGCCTGGCGCATGGCCGAGAAAGGCCCCTGGGAGGGCATCGTCGCGGTGACCCGCGGCGGCCTGGTGCCGGCCGCGATCATCGCCCGCGAGCTGGACATCCGGCTGATCGATACCGTCTGCATCTCCAGCTACGACCACCAGAACCAGCGCGAAGCCCGCGTCCTGAAGGGCTTCGAGGGCGACGGCGAGGGCTGGCTGATCATCGACGACCTGGTCGATACCGGCAAGACCGCCGCCGTCCTGCGCAAGATGATCCCCAAGGCGCATTTCGCGACGATCTACGCCAAGCCGGCCGGGCGTCCGCTGGTCGACACCTTCATCACCGAGGTGAGCCAGGATACCTGGATCTATTTCCCGTGGGACGTCGAGCTCCAGTTCACCCAGCCGATCGCCCTCCAGCGCGGCGGCCGCTGA